Proteins from one Candidatus Desulfovibrio trichonymphae genomic window:
- a CDS encoding leucyl aminopeptidase — MEIRFQNFGTEQWKADILLAPLCGGENILEQCPELDVAAPWLAVTPGMRDVTGGREEIALLHGHPELPIPRVLTVGLGPREKLDMNVFRKAVAGAARHCRKLGFTSLLLPEPALARLPGGRERLVEESVCAAKLALYRYTAMRKPTADARHDPQWLALGFDGKSEQDFLHAAARRGETAADAVILARDLANTPGNLLSPAALAARAEELAREYGFTCTVLDETLLAGKGLGALLAVGQGSAEPPRLVIVEHAPLGHEQEKPLILIGKGVTFDSGGLCIKPAARMHEMKCDMTGAAAVLAVVAALAREGVPRRVLALMPCAENMPGGGAMRPGDVARAANGDTVEIVNTDAEGRLALCDALAYAQQEWTPAAIIDIATLTGACAVALGTGMAGLFCDDATLAERIQACGGVCGEHFWPLPLWKPYEEYLKSEVADISHTGPKEGGAITAALFLRHFVSDGVRWAHLDIAGADWADRETPLCAKGSSGFGVRTLLELARSV; from the coding sequence ATGGAGATACGTTTCCAAAATTTTGGCACGGAGCAGTGGAAGGCCGATATCCTGCTGGCCCCCCTTTGCGGGGGTGAGAATATACTTGAGCAATGTCCAGAGCTGGACGTTGCCGCGCCTTGGCTTGCCGTAACGCCGGGCATGCGCGACGTCACCGGCGGGCGGGAAGAGATTGCCCTGCTGCACGGCCATCCTGAGCTGCCCATTCCGCGTGTGCTAACTGTCGGCCTCGGTCCGCGCGAAAAACTGGACATGAATGTTTTTCGCAAAGCCGTAGCCGGCGCCGCGCGGCACTGCCGCAAGCTGGGTTTTACCTCTCTGCTGCTTCCTGAACCGGCGCTTGCGCGCCTGCCCGGCGGCCGTGAGCGTCTTGTGGAAGAGAGCGTGTGTGCGGCAAAGCTGGCCCTGTATCGTTATACGGCCATGAGAAAGCCGACGGCCGACGCCAGACACGATCCGCAGTGGTTGGCGCTGGGTTTTGACGGCAAATCCGAACAGGATTTTTTGCACGCCGCGGCGCGGCGCGGTGAAACCGCGGCCGACGCGGTGATACTTGCCCGCGATCTGGCGAACACGCCCGGCAATCTGCTTTCGCCTGCGGCGCTGGCCGCCAGAGCTGAAGAACTTGCCCGCGAATACGGCTTCACCTGCACTGTGCTGGACGAAACCCTGCTCGCCGGGAAGGGCCTTGGCGCCTTGCTGGCCGTGGGGCAGGGTTCGGCCGAACCGCCGCGTCTTGTCATCGTGGAACACGCGCCCTTGGGGCACGAGCAGGAAAAGCCGCTGATTTTGATCGGCAAGGGCGTCACTTTTGATTCCGGCGGCCTGTGCATCAAACCCGCTGCCCGCATGCACGAGATGAAATGCGACATGACGGGCGCGGCCGCGGTGCTTGCCGTTGTGGCCGCGCTGGCGCGCGAAGGCGTGCCGCGCAGGGTGCTGGCCCTTATGCCCTGTGCGGAAAACATGCCCGGCGGCGGAGCGATGCGGCCGGGCGATGTAGCGCGCGCGGCAAACGGCGACACGGTAGAGATTGTCAATACCGACGCGGAAGGCCGCCTCGCGCTGTGCGACGCGCTCGCTTACGCCCAGCAGGAGTGGACGCCTGCGGCGATCATAGACATCGCCACCCTCACCGGCGCGTGCGCCGTGGCGTTGGGCACGGGTATGGCCGGTCTTTTCTGCGACGATGCAACATTGGCCGAGCGCATACAGGCCTGCGGGGGAGTGTGCGGCGAACATTTCTGGCCCCTGCCGCTCTGGAAACCCTATGAGGAATACCTCAAAAGCGAAGTAGCGGATATCAGCCACACAGGCCCAAAGGAAGGCGGGGCTATAACCGCCGCGCTTTTTTTGCGTCATTTCGTATCTGACGGCGTGCGGTGGGCGCATCTGGACATTGCCGGCGCGGACTGGGCGGACAGGGAAACGCCGCTCTGCGCCAAAGGCTCATCGGGCTTTGGCGTGCGCACCCTGCTGGAACTGGCAAGATCAGTATAA
- the cobA gene encoding uroporphyrinogen-III C-methyltransferase, giving the protein MKVYLVGAGPGDPGLLTLKGRDALACADVVVYDELACDGLLSYAKPGAELVYVGKVAGDHALPQHKINALLVEKAKKGKVVTRLKGGDPYVFGRGGEEAEVLAKAGVPFEEVPGISSAIAAPAYAGIPVTHRDFASSVTIVTGHENPDKGSAAHNWSAIAASASTLVFVMGVKNLPHIVKNLLAVGMDPQIPAAVVYRGTTPRQRSLACPLADLPGAVRKAGFTNPSVIVVGRVAELRGRLNWFEHKPLFGRSMVVTRACEQASGLADALGSLGAEVIQFPTIAIRPTPDFTEMDAAVARLSEYGWVIFTSMNGVRHFFMRLAAAGKDSRALAGCKVAAIGPATAIALAGCGITADFVPKHYVAEGVLKGLHTATSGSLAGVRILLPCAAKSRDVLPKELAKAGALVDMAKAYITLPAASRKDEMLARIKIGALDCVTFASSSTVENFLALIPAELLKKHPEIRLAAIGPVTKKTLQKHGLDCHISPAEYTIPALVEAVKQYYSAL; this is encoded by the coding sequence GTGAAAGTGTATCTTGTGGGCGCGGGGCCTGGGGATCCCGGCCTTCTGACCCTCAAGGGGCGGGACGCGCTGGCCTGTGCGGACGTGGTGGTGTACGACGAGCTGGCCTGTGACGGCCTGTTGTCATATGCCAAACCCGGCGCGGAGCTTGTGTATGTTGGCAAGGTGGCCGGAGACCATGCCCTGCCGCAGCACAAAATCAACGCCCTGCTGGTTGAAAAGGCCAAAAAGGGAAAGGTGGTCACGCGCCTGAAAGGCGGCGACCCCTATGTTTTCGGGCGAGGCGGCGAAGAAGCCGAAGTGCTGGCAAAAGCCGGCGTGCCCTTTGAGGAAGTGCCGGGCATAAGCAGCGCCATAGCGGCGCCGGCGTATGCGGGCATTCCCGTGACGCACCGCGATTTCGCCTCTTCCGTGACCATTGTCACCGGCCATGAAAATCCGGACAAGGGCTCGGCCGCGCACAACTGGTCCGCCATTGCCGCAAGCGCCTCCACACTGGTCTTTGTGATGGGCGTGAAAAATCTGCCGCATATCGTGAAGAATCTGCTTGCCGTCGGCATGGATCCACAAATCCCAGCAGCTGTCGTGTACAGGGGCACAACTCCCCGGCAGAGAAGCCTTGCCTGTCCGCTGGCGGATTTGCCGGGCGCCGTGCGGAAGGCGGGTTTTACAAATCCTTCGGTGATTGTGGTGGGCAGGGTGGCTGAACTGCGCGGGAGGCTCAACTGGTTTGAGCACAAACCGTTGTTCGGCAGAAGTATGGTGGTGACGCGCGCCTGCGAACAGGCGAGCGGGCTTGCCGATGCGCTGGGCAGCCTGGGTGCGGAAGTCATACAGTTTCCTACTATTGCAATACGTCCCACGCCAGACTTCACGGAGATGGACGCGGCAGTGGCCCGGCTGTCCGAGTACGGCTGGGTGATTTTTACTTCAATGAACGGCGTGCGGCATTTTTTTATGCGGCTTGCCGCTGCAGGTAAAGACAGCCGTGCCCTGGCGGGCTGCAAGGTGGCGGCCATAGGCCCCGCAACGGCCATTGCCCTAGCGGGTTGCGGCATAACGGCTGATTTTGTGCCAAAACACTATGTGGCTGAAGGTGTGCTGAAGGGTCTGCATACTGCAACGAGCGGTTCGCTTGCCGGCGTGCGTATTCTGCTGCCGTGCGCGGCAAAATCCCGTGACGTGCTGCCCAAAGAACTCGCCAAAGCGGGCGCGCTGGTTGACATGGCAAAAGCCTATATAACCCTGCCCGCAGCAAGCCGCAAAGACGAGATGCTAGCACGCATTAAGATAGGCGCGCTTGACTGTGTGACCTTTGCTTCTTCCTCCACGGTGGAGAATTTTCTGGCCCTGATTCCGGCGGAGCTTTTGAAAAAACATCCGGAAATCCGTCTTGCCGCCATAGGGCCTGTGACGAAAAAAACACTGCAGAAGCATGGGCTTGATTGCCATATCTCGCCCGCGGAGTACACCATTCCGGCACTGGTTGAGGCGGTGAAGCAATATTATTCGGCGCTGTAA
- the purN gene encoding phosphoribosylglycinamide formyltransferase — protein MPLNIAILASGNGSNAQAMMDKAAAGTLDVNIRLVVSNRQGAGVLDRARKVGLPHLVLDHTAWSDRAAYDGALAEVLRKSGAEVIALAGYMRLLSPCFLKAFEGRVINIHPALLPSFAGLHGGADALAYGVSISGCTVHFVEEQMDSGPVIIQAAVPVNAGEDIECLMERLHAMEHRIYPQALQWLAQGRITRAGRQVFLAPGNERRVRSDGDWFVWPPLEENF, from the coding sequence ATGCCCCTGAATATCGCCATACTCGCCTCCGGCAACGGCTCCAACGCCCAAGCCATGATGGACAAAGCCGCCGCAGGAACGCTTGACGTGAACATACGCCTTGTCGTAAGCAACAGACAGGGTGCCGGCGTGCTTGATCGCGCCCGCAAGGTCGGTTTGCCGCACCTTGTGCTTGACCACACAGCCTGGTCGGACCGCGCGGCCTATGACGGCGCGCTTGCCGAAGTTCTGCGGAAAAGCGGAGCGGAGGTCATCGCGCTCGCGGGATATATGCGCCTTTTGTCGCCCTGTTTCCTCAAAGCCTTTGAGGGACGCGTCATCAACATTCATCCAGCGCTGTTGCCGAGTTTTGCCGGACTGCACGGCGGCGCTGACGCTCTGGCGTACGGGGTGTCCATTTCCGGTTGTACCGTGCACTTTGTGGAAGAACAGATGGACAGCGGCCCTGTTATCATTCAAGCTGCGGTGCCGGTGAACGCGGGAGAAGATATTGAGTGCCTGATGGAGCGCCTGCACGCCATGGAACACCGCATTTACCCACAAGCCCTGCAATGGCTGGCGCAGGGGCGCATTACGCGAGCTGGCAGGCAGGTCTTTCTTGCGCCGGGCAACGAGCGGCGCGTCAGATCCGACGGAGACTGGTTCGTCTGGCCGCCCTTGGAAGAAAATTTTTGA
- a CDS encoding sigma-54-dependent transcriptional regulator, which translates to MSERSHVLIMDDEKNYLLVLQTLLEDAGYVVTAISDPETALAFLDESEVDVVVTDMKMPKVTGRDVLQRAKKKWIHIPVLIMTAFGSIESAVEVMKHGAFDYITKPFSNDELLLSIHNAVELSRVHRQYRLLQEAMEDRYGVHKIVGRSRAIRDVLVMVDRAAPSRSTVLITGESGTGKELVARAIHYSSHRKDKPFVSVNCMALNAGVLESELFGHEKGSFTGAVAMRRGRFEQADGGTLFLDEIGELTQDLQVKLLRVLQERRFERVGGSEPVDVDIRVVAATNKDIAELVTNGLLRDDLHYRLNVVQIPLPSLRERREDIPSLVAWFVEKVISENSMPSKSFSTEALNYLTGYEWPGNIRQLENVVESCLVLVPGPVISVDDLPPDIRDEEAQFKSAVDLLPVQLDLAGTLEKIEAALIRRALVRAELVQVKAAEYLGISKSLLQYKLKKYGITGH; encoded by the coding sequence ATGAGTGAACGATCGCACGTCCTTATCATGGACGACGAAAAAAATTATCTTCTGGTGTTGCAGACTCTGCTGGAAGACGCCGGGTATGTGGTCACCGCCATCAGCGACCCGGAAACCGCGCTGGCCTTTCTGGACGAGAGCGAGGTGGACGTTGTTGTTACAGACATGAAAATGCCGAAGGTCACAGGCCGGGATGTGCTGCAAAGGGCCAAAAAAAAGTGGATCCACATTCCCGTGCTGATCATGACTGCCTTCGGCTCCATTGAAAGCGCTGTGGAGGTCATGAAACACGGGGCCTTTGATTATATCACAAAGCCTTTTTCCAATGATGAGCTTTTGCTCTCCATTCACAACGCGGTCGAGCTTTCGCGAGTGCACCGGCAATACCGTCTTCTGCAGGAAGCCATGGAAGACAGGTACGGCGTGCACAAAATTGTGGGGCGCAGCAGGGCCATACGTGATGTGCTCGTGATGGTCGACCGCGCGGCGCCGAGCCGTTCCACCGTGCTGATCACGGGCGAATCCGGCACCGGCAAGGAGCTGGTGGCGCGCGCCATTCATTATTCAAGCCACCGCAAGGACAAACCCTTTGTTTCCGTCAACTGCATGGCTTTGAACGCGGGCGTGCTTGAAAGCGAGCTTTTTGGCCATGAAAAAGGTTCTTTCACCGGTGCGGTGGCCATGCGCCGGGGACGTTTTGAACAAGCGGACGGCGGCACGCTGTTTTTGGACGAAATTGGCGAACTGACGCAGGACTTGCAGGTCAAGCTTCTGCGTGTGCTGCAGGAGCGGCGTTTCGAGCGCGTCGGCGGCAGTGAGCCCGTTGATGTGGATATTCGCGTTGTGGCGGCCACCAACAAGGATATTGCGGAGCTTGTGACAAATGGCCTGCTTCGCGACGATCTGCACTATCGCCTGAATGTGGTGCAGATTCCCCTGCCGTCGCTACGCGAACGGAGGGAAGACATTCCTTCCCTAGTGGCTTGGTTTGTTGAAAAAGTTATTTCAGAAAACAGTATGCCGTCAAAGTCTTTCAGCACCGAAGCCCTCAATTATCTCACAGGTTATGAGTGGCCGGGCAATATCCGCCAGCTGGAAAATGTGGTGGAGAGCTGCCTTGTGCTTGTGCCGGGGCCGGTTATCAGCGTGGACGACCTCCCGCCAGATATTCGCGACGAAGAGGCGCAATTTAAAAGCGCTGTTGATTTACTGCCGGTACAGCTGGATCTGGCCGGCACGCTGGAAAAAATTGAGGCCGCGCTCATACGCCGCGCCCTGGTGCGAGCCGAACTTGTGCAGGTGAAGGCAGCAGAATATCTGGGCATCTCCAAAAGTCTCCTGCAGTACAAGTTGAAAAAATATGGCATTACAGGTCATTAG
- the gpmI gene encoding 2,3-bisphosphoglycerate-independent phosphoglycerate mutase: protein MTPALLLILDGWGIAPPGPGNAISLADTSHLDVLSAQCPHSRLAASSLDVGLPRGYMGNSEVGHLNIGAGRVVYQDMTRIEFALEDGSLAANPVLNNLFADVVRSGGRLHLVGLLSDGGVHSHIRHLKALCTLAAEVGMPVRVHCVTDGRDTDPQSGANFMRDLEAHITPLDNVRIADIVGRFYAMDRDKRWERVSIAWNLLAHGAGEPAQNPAHALEISYHSDITDEFIKPMCFDTGDESGMADGDAVFFFNFRADRMRELTEAFITPDFAAFDRGRVPVLSGTASMTAYDERFFLPAAFPKDVIRLGLGETLSQCGLRQLRLAETEKYAHVTYFFNGGLEDPFDGEDRILIDSPRDVSTYDLKPAMSARAVTDAFVTAWNKGIYDLVVCNLANGDMVGHTGVLPAVIEACSVVDECVGRMASAVRARGGRMFIIADHGNCETMLTKDGRPQTAHTTNPVPCILLEPGGSITRLADGRLADVAPTLLALWGIDAPSMTGQNLTAVG from the coding sequence ATGACTCCCGCACTGCTTCTGATTCTCGACGGCTGGGGCATTGCCCCGCCCGGACCCGGCAATGCAATATCCCTTGCCGACACGTCTCATCTAGATGTGCTCTCGGCACAATGCCCGCATTCCCGTCTTGCCGCTTCCAGCCTTGATGTGGGCCTGCCCAGAGGATATATGGGCAATTCTGAAGTCGGCCATCTGAACATCGGCGCAGGCCGTGTGGTCTATCAGGACATGACGCGTATTGAATTCGCACTGGAAGACGGCTCCCTTGCCGCCAATCCGGTACTGAACAATTTGTTTGCCGACGTTGTGCGTAGCGGCGGCAGGCTGCATCTGGTCGGCCTGCTTTCCGACGGCGGCGTGCACAGCCATATCCGGCATCTCAAAGCCTTGTGCACATTGGCAGCTGAAGTCGGCATGCCTGTGCGCGTGCACTGCGTGACAGACGGCCGCGACACAGACCCCCAAAGCGGCGCCAACTTTATGCGCGACCTTGAGGCGCATATTACGCCGCTTGACAATGTGCGCATTGCCGACATAGTGGGGCGTTTTTATGCCATGGACCGTGACAAGCGCTGGGAACGCGTCTCCATTGCGTGGAATTTGCTGGCACATGGCGCGGGAGAGCCGGCGCAGAATCCTGCGCACGCGCTTGAGATATCTTATCATTCTGATATTACAGATGAATTTATTAAACCCATGTGTTTTGACACGGGCGATGAGTCGGGCATGGCTGATGGCGATGCCGTCTTTTTTTTCAATTTTCGGGCAGACCGCATGCGTGAGCTGACGGAAGCCTTTATTACGCCGGACTTTGCGGCCTTTGATCGGGGCCGTGTGCCCGTGCTGTCCGGGACGGCTTCCATGACGGCATACGATGAGCGTTTTTTTCTACCCGCCGCTTTTCCCAAGGATGTGATACGACTGGGTCTTGGCGAAACGCTTTCGCAATGCGGTCTGCGCCAGCTGCGTCTTGCGGAAACGGAAAAATATGCCCATGTTACCTATTTTTTCAACGGCGGGCTGGAAGATCCCTTTGACGGAGAAGACCGCATTCTCATTGACTCACCGCGTGACGTGTCCACGTATGATCTGAAGCCGGCCATGAGCGCCCGCGCTGTGACAGACGCTTTTGTAACAGCTTGGAACAAAGGCATTTATGACCTTGTGGTCTGCAATCTGGCCAACGGCGACATGGTTGGACACACCGGCGTGCTGCCGGCCGTCATTGAAGCCTGCAGCGTTGTGGACGAGTGCGTGGGACGCATGGCGTCAGCCGTGCGGGCGCGCGGCGGGCGTATGTTCATTATCGCCGACCACGGCAATTGCGAAACCATGCTTACAAAAGACGGCCGCCCACAGACGGCACACACTACCAATCCCGTTCCTTGCATTCTGCTGGAGCCCGGCGGATCCATCACACGCCTTGCCGACGGCAGGCTGGCCGACGTGGCGCCCACCCTGCTGGCGCTCTGGGGCATTGACGCCCCGTCCATGACAGGTCAGAATCTGACTGCCGTCGGGTAA
- the rsfS gene encoding ribosome silencing factor, translating into MEATLPQKRTTTPAEKLDDLKRLLEERKAERIVCLDLAEQGFFTESLVVLTANSARHARSLADDIAALCHERSWEFLRAEGYVVGRWILVDLNDIVLNIFLEPVRDLYHLESLWGFVKESTT; encoded by the coding sequence ATGGAAGCAACACTGCCGCAAAAGCGGACAACGACTCCGGCGGAGAAACTGGACGACCTGAAACGTCTGCTTGAAGAACGCAAAGCGGAACGCATTGTCTGCCTTGATCTTGCGGAACAAGGCTTTTTTACCGAATCGCTTGTTGTGCTTACCGCAAATTCCGCGCGGCACGCGAGAAGCCTGGCGGACGATATCGCCGCCTTGTGCCATGAACGCTCCTGGGAATTTCTGCGCGCGGAAGGCTATGTGGTCGGCCGGTGGATTCTGGTGGATTTGAACGATATTGTGCTGAATATTTTTCTTGAGCCCGTGCGGGATCTTTACCACCTGGAATCCCTCTGGGGCTTCGTCAAAGAGTCAACAACATGA
- the lysA gene encoding diaminopimelate decarboxylase, whose translation MSQVRSAYTDNLNFYGSYTPCELAATYGTPLYVYNENLLRERCRDLLNLSRHPGFGVNYSVKANTNPVLLKIIREEGLVVDAMSPGELYLDKLSGFQSSEILYISNNNSESELKNALAHNLLISVDSLSQLDTLGRLNRHGKVMVRFNPGIGAGHHAKVITAGKETKFGITPDKTDGVIALLQHHHLTLAGINQHIGSLFMESDGYLNAAQILLHLAEALPDNIFAQLELIDFGGGFGIPYHKYEKKPRLDLIELGRRLHAMLNSWSEKSGYQGRFLIEPGRYIVAECGILLGRVHAVKNNGDKRYVGTDLGFNVLVRPAMYDSFHDVEIYRPSDRRGSNTAPMLQTIVGNICESGDILAKNRLLPVIEEEDVLGILDAGAYGFVMASHYNQRCLPAEVLIRHDGTTDLIRRRETLEDLARCFDSRASNEQS comes from the coding sequence ATGTCTCAAGTCAGATCTGCATACACCGACAATCTGAACTTCTACGGTTCTTACACGCCTTGCGAACTCGCCGCAACATACGGCACGCCCTTGTATGTTTACAACGAAAACCTGCTGCGGGAGCGCTGCCGGGATTTACTGAATCTTTCACGCCACCCGGGATTTGGAGTCAATTATTCAGTCAAGGCAAATACCAATCCCGTTCTCTTGAAAATTATACGTGAGGAAGGTCTCGTAGTCGACGCCATGAGCCCCGGAGAGCTCTATCTGGATAAGCTCTCAGGATTCCAGTCCAGCGAAATACTTTATATCTCCAACAATAATTCTGAATCTGAGTTGAAAAACGCTCTGGCGCATAACCTGCTCATCAGTGTGGATTCCCTCTCTCAACTGGATACGCTGGGCCGTCTCAACCGGCATGGAAAAGTGATGGTTCGCTTTAATCCGGGCATAGGCGCCGGCCATCACGCCAAAGTCATCACCGCCGGCAAGGAAACAAAATTTGGCATTACACCTGACAAGACGGATGGCGTTATTGCCCTGCTCCAACACCATCATCTAACGCTCGCTGGCATCAACCAGCATATCGGCTCACTCTTTATGGAATCGGACGGCTATCTGAACGCGGCACAAATTTTGCTACATCTGGCGGAAGCCCTGCCGGACAATATTTTTGCACAATTGGAACTGATCGATTTTGGAGGGGGTTTCGGCATTCCCTATCATAAATATGAAAAAAAACCAAGACTCGATCTGATCGAGCTCGGCAGGCGTCTGCACGCCATGCTCAACAGCTGGTCGGAAAAATCAGGGTATCAAGGTCGATTTTTGATTGAACCCGGTCGCTATATTGTTGCCGAATGCGGCATTCTGCTCGGCAGGGTGCACGCTGTCAAAAACAACGGCGACAAACGGTATGTCGGAACAGATCTGGGTTTCAATGTTCTGGTGCGTCCGGCCATGTACGACTCTTTTCATGATGTGGAAATTTACCGTCCCTCAGACAGGCGGGGCAGCAACACCGCGCCGATGTTGCAGACCATTGTAGGCAATATCTGTGAAAGCGGAGATATTTTGGCCAAAAACCGTCTGTTGCCTGTTATTGAGGAAGAAGATGTGCTGGGCATACTGGATGCCGGCGCGTACGGTTTTGTTATGGCGTCACATTATAACCAGCGCTGCCTCCCCGCTGAAGTGCTTATTCGCCATGACGGCACGACTGATCTGATCCGCCGCCGTGAAACGCTGGAAGATCTTGCCCGCTGTTTTGACAGCCGCGCCTCGAATGAACAATCCTGA
- a CDS encoding MATE family efflux transporter, which translates to MMYLVFFMGFIMVWVAGQISADVQAALGMVTQSSIFLMVVAMALASGATAAIAQSLGARKTCRAQRYIATTVLGSLILGIFVAVAGYCFGDHILVFLMVPNTIMPVVHEIWQVTMLALPAQYLYAATGTMFRATRQVLQPLRVAALVCAVNLLACLGFGLGYFGLPACGYMGLVWTNLSVQVLGAVCNCLLLVRSGYLSRHVLPSLRWLGAGLPYLLRVALPAGAAHIVWQSGYLTLFVLVAALPLDSVNALAGLTAGLRMEALLFLPGMAFNMSVAVLVGNCLGADNPGEAKRVGLQMVGAGTLAMSLIAALLWPFRQEIAQMLSHAPGTQAQIISYLTYNLLSTPFSIASTVMGGIMVGAGATRYNLIIFGGTFWIVRLPLGWLLGHILWGTAAGVFLAMLCSQCLQTCIMLYVVLCCNWTRFAMKNLHQPRHITPH; encoded by the coding sequence ATGATGTACCTTGTATTCTTCATGGGTTTCATCATGGTCTGGGTGGCGGGACAAATCAGCGCCGACGTGCAGGCTGCTCTCGGCATGGTGACGCAATCTTCCATCTTCCTTATGGTTGTTGCCATGGCTCTTGCAAGCGGGGCTACAGCCGCGATCGCACAATCTCTCGGCGCGCGAAAAACCTGCCGCGCTCAACGCTATATAGCCACGACGGTGCTGGGCAGTCTTATCCTCGGCATTTTTGTAGCTGTTGCAGGCTATTGTTTTGGAGATCACATTCTTGTTTTTCTCATGGTGCCGAACACAATCATGCCGGTCGTGCACGAAATATGGCAAGTCACCATGCTTGCTTTGCCGGCTCAGTATTTGTACGCCGCCACGGGCACCATGTTTCGCGCTACGAGGCAGGTTCTGCAGCCGCTCCGGGTAGCGGCGCTGGTTTGCGCCGTCAATCTGCTGGCCTGCCTTGGCTTTGGTCTCGGCTATTTCGGCCTGCCCGCATGCGGTTATATGGGTCTTGTCTGGACAAATTTGAGCGTACAGGTGCTGGGAGCTGTCTGCAATTGCCTGTTGCTTGTCCGTTCTGGCTATCTCTCACGCCATGTCTTGCCGTCTTTACGCTGGCTCGGGGCAGGCCTGCCCTATCTGCTGCGGGTGGCTCTGCCCGCGGGCGCTGCGCATATTGTCTGGCAATCAGGCTATCTCACGCTGTTTGTGCTGGTGGCGGCACTGCCGTTAGACAGTGTGAACGCGCTGGCCGGCCTGACTGCCGGCCTGCGGATGGAAGCGCTGCTCTTTCTGCCCGGCATGGCGTTCAATATGTCCGTTGCCGTTTTAGTGGGCAACTGTCTGGGGGCGGACAACCCGGGCGAGGCAAAACGCGTGGGGCTGCAAATGGTGGGAGCGGGCACACTTGCCATGAGCCTCATTGCCGCGCTGCTCTGGCCTTTCCGTCAGGAAATAGCGCAAATGCTCTCCCATGCGCCCGGTACGCAAGCACAGATTATCAGCTACCTGACGTATAACCTGCTGTCCACGCCCTTTTCCATCGCAAGCACTGTCATGGGCGGAATTATGGTGGGGGCCGGCGCTACAAGATACAACCTGATAATTTTTGGCGGCACATTTTGGATAGTACGTCTTCCGCTCGGCTGGTTATTGGGGCACATCCTCTGGGGTACAGCAGCAGGCGTATTTTTGGCTATGCTGTGTTCACAATGTCTGCAAACATGCATCATGCTCTATGTTGTACTTTGCTGCAACTGGACGCGCTTTGCCATGAAAAATTTACACCAGCCGCGGCATATCACCCCACACTGA
- a CDS encoding FKBP-type peptidyl-prolyl cis-trans isomerase gives MSVKRGDTVRAHYTGTLADGTVFDSSREREPLEFTMGRGMLIPGFEAAVEGHEHGETVTVTVPSDQAYGDMDPELVFTVSRAQVPGHIPLEVGTALQLSNEQGQMDVVITDVGEDEITLDANHPLAGEDLTFEIEIVSVG, from the coding sequence ATGTCCGTGAAACGAGGGGATACCGTAAGAGCCCATTACACCGGCACATTGGCGGATGGCACTGTTTTTGACTCTTCTAGGGAGCGTGAGCCTCTGGAATTTACCATGGGCCGGGGGATGCTGATCCCCGGCTTTGAGGCAGCGGTTGAAGGGCATGAGCACGGAGAAACTGTGACTGTCACCGTGCCGTCGGATCAAGCTTACGGCGACATGGATCCTGAACTTGTCTTCACCGTGTCGCGTGCCCAAGTTCCGGGGCATATTCCTCTGGAGGTGGGCACAGCTCTTCAGCTTTCCAATGAGCAGGGGCAGATGGATGTGGTTATTACGGATGTCGGGGAAGATGAGATCACGCTCGACGCCAACCATCCTTTAGCCGGCGAGGATCTGACGTTTGAAATTGAAATCGTCAGTGTGGGGTGA